A genomic stretch from Paraburkholderia dioscoreae includes:
- a CDS encoding amidohydrolase, with protein sequence MNSSTSGLTPAEVVFFNGKIATQDDRRSFADSLAVANGRVLAAGSRETVMRHANDNTRHVDLKGRTVIPGLNDSHLHIIRGGLNFNMELRWDGVPSLADALDMLRKQVARTPAPQWVRVVGGWNEFQFAERRGPTLEEINAIAPDTPVFILHLYDSALLNAAALRAVGYTKDTPNPPGGEIQRDKRGNPTGMLIARPNAGLLYATLAKGPKLAPEDQHNSTRHFMRELNRLGVTSAIDAGGGYQAYPDDYAVIMEMAKKSELTVRIAYNLFTQNAKKEIEDFAKWVKMTKPGEGDDFLRVNGAGEMLVFSAADFEDFLEPRPDLPESLETELEAVVKLLVANRWPFRLHATYNESIERFLNVFERVNAEIPFNGLRWFFDHCETITQQNIERVKALGGGIAIQHRMAYQGEYFIHQYGEEAVKRTPPVRHMLDAGLPVGAGTDATRVASFNPFVSLYWMVSGKTVGGTAMYGSENKLDRMEALRRYTVGSAWFSSEEEKKGALVPGQFADFAVLSEDFFSIDESRIKYLTSNMTVVGGKVVYADDEFAPLAPPDLPVSPSWSPVAEFGGYSRYKPTAVACVDGCLNLCGVHAHAHGWAWRKNVPVGDSNGFWGALGCSCFAF encoded by the coding sequence ATGAATTCCAGTACTTCCGGATTGACGCCGGCCGAGGTCGTGTTCTTCAACGGCAAGATCGCCACCCAGGACGACAGGCGCTCATTCGCCGATTCGCTTGCCGTCGCGAACGGCCGCGTCCTCGCTGCGGGTTCGCGCGAGACGGTAATGCGCCACGCAAACGACAACACGCGCCATGTCGACCTCAAAGGGCGCACGGTCATTCCCGGCCTCAACGATTCGCATCTGCACATCATTCGCGGCGGCCTGAACTTCAATATGGAGTTGCGCTGGGACGGCGTGCCGTCGCTCGCCGACGCGCTCGACATGCTGCGCAAACAGGTGGCGCGCACGCCGGCGCCGCAATGGGTGCGGGTAGTGGGCGGCTGGAACGAATTCCAGTTCGCCGAGCGGCGCGGCCCGACGCTCGAAGAAATCAATGCGATCGCGCCGGACACGCCGGTGTTCATCCTGCATCTGTACGACAGCGCGCTGCTGAACGCGGCGGCGCTGCGCGCGGTCGGCTATACCAAAGACACCCCGAACCCGCCGGGCGGCGAGATCCAGCGAGACAAGCGCGGCAACCCGACCGGCATGCTGATCGCGCGGCCCAACGCCGGCTTGCTATACGCGACGCTCGCTAAAGGCCCGAAGCTCGCGCCGGAAGATCAGCACAATTCCACCCGGCATTTCATGCGTGAACTGAACCGCCTCGGCGTGACGAGCGCGATCGACGCGGGCGGCGGTTATCAGGCCTATCCGGACGACTACGCTGTGATCATGGAGATGGCGAAGAAAAGCGAACTGACCGTTCGTATCGCCTACAACCTGTTCACGCAGAACGCGAAGAAGGAAATCGAAGACTTCGCCAAGTGGGTGAAGATGACCAAGCCCGGCGAAGGCGACGATTTCCTGCGCGTGAACGGCGCGGGGGAGATGCTGGTGTTCTCCGCCGCGGACTTCGAAGACTTTCTCGAGCCGCGCCCGGACCTGCCCGAGTCGCTGGAGACCGAACTGGAAGCGGTCGTCAAGCTGCTGGTGGCGAACCGCTGGCCGTTCCGTCTGCACGCCACTTACAACGAATCGATCGAGCGCTTCCTGAACGTGTTCGAACGCGTGAACGCCGAGATTCCGTTCAACGGCCTGCGCTGGTTCTTCGATCACTGCGAGACCATCACGCAGCAGAACATCGAACGCGTGAAGGCGCTCGGCGGCGGCATTGCGATCCAGCACCGGATGGCGTATCAGGGCGAGTACTTCATTCATCAATACGGCGAAGAGGCTGTGAAGCGTACGCCGCCGGTTCGCCACATGCTCGACGCCGGGCTGCCGGTCGGCGCAGGTACGGACGCCACGCGCGTCGCGAGCTTCAACCCGTTCGTGTCGCTGTACTGGATGGTGTCGGGCAAGACAGTGGGCGGCACCGCGATGTACGGCAGCGAAAACAAACTCGACCGTATGGAAGCGTTGCGCCGCTACACGGTGGGCAGCGCATGGTTCTCGAGCGAAGAGGAAAAGAAGGGCGCGCTGGTGCCGGGCCAGTTCGCGGACTTCGCGGTGCTGAGCGAAGACTTCTTCAGCATCGACGAAAGCCGCATCAAATACCTGACTTCGAACATGACGGTGGTGGGCGGCAAGGTCGTCTATGCGGACGACGAATTCGCGCCGCTCGCGCCGCCCGATCTGCCGGTCAGCCCGTCGTGGTCGCCGGTGGCGGAGTTCGGCGGCTACAGCCGCTACAAGCCGACGGCGGTGGCGTGCGTGGATGGCTGCTTGAACCTGTGCGGCGTGCACGCCCACGCGCATGGCTGGGCGTGGCGCAAGAACGTACCGGTCGGCGATTCGAACGGCTTCTGGGGCGCGTTGGGATGTAGCTGCTTCGCGTTCTGA